The following are encoded in a window of Pecten maximus chromosome 17, xPecMax1.1, whole genome shotgun sequence genomic DNA:
- the LOC117315234 gene encoding BTB/POZ domain-containing protein 6-like translates to MATGTNSPPPKQNKTVADSAMSLCALEDEKSDNAPCDKSILQTRQYIYVALSRNFAAWCVHFVEDETTSLSKSVDWQCGKALAECLHHIFTSGTASDVTFLVGEDKTKISAHKIILISRSPVFYAMFEGLMPEQGDVIVPDIKEDIFKSFLGYLYTDKIALTTENVVPVLSVAMKYCVDIMIAVCEDFLLHNLTVDNVCTFLEEAHAFHIDKLTADCLQMIKKSAPASLRSESFAALCSVCMATVAKADDLDAEESDVYLALTKWAEAECARQNLEVTSANQRQVLGDNLFLARFNTMDLQFLLQRVFLDSILIPELAVDVVNFKMHQQTRLLSRNLTSRRRLRKEKIKVWRCSEPSYRYTHNESCSPETNSFSISCRAVLYGIGSPLVSSTSDVVVYKDNCPIKSENKLPIIKDTENVCEIVFTKPIFLTAGSTYTVVEKSSHKKHCIFESCVGKARFLNGVITFKETSHTALSCLYLILSKLDDYGQKTPFRGASLWRPSYNE, encoded by the exons ATGGCTACCGGTACAAATTCTCCACCTCCAAAGCAG AATAAAACGGTGGCTGATTCGGCTATGTCACTCTGTGCATTGGAAGATGAGAAGAGCGACAATGCGCCATGTGACAAAAGTATCCTGCAAACGCGACAATATATTTACGTCGCATTGTCACGTAACTTTGCTGCATGGTGCGTTCATTTTGTC GAGGATGAGACAACTTCGTTGTCAAAGTCAGTAGACTGGCAGTGCGGTAAGGCGTTAGCTGAATGTTTGCACCATATCTTTACTTCGGGTACCGCCAGTGACGTCACTTTCCTTGTGGGAGAAGACAAGACGAAGATATCAGCTCATAAGATTATCCTGATAAGTAGAAGTCCGGTGTTCTACGCCATGTTTGAGGGATTGATGCCGGAACAAGGAGACGTAATTGTTCCGGATATCAAAGAGGATATTTTCAAGTCCTTCCTTGg GTATTTATACACAGACAAGATTGCTCTTACGACAGAGAACGTGGTCCCAGTGTTAAGTGTTGCCATGAAGTATTGTGTGGATATCATGATTGCTGTTTGCGAGGATTTTCTCCTACACAATCTAACTGTTGACAACGTCTGTACATTTTTGGAAGAGGCACATGCCTTTCACATTGACAAGTTAACGGCAGATTGTCTCCAAATGATAAAGAAATCTGCACCCGCTAGTTTGCGATCTGAATCATTCGCTGCTCTTTGCTCTGTTTGCATGGCAACAGTTGCTAAGGCTGATGACCTTGATGCAGAAGAGAGTGACGTTTACCTGGCCCTCACCAAATGGGCTGAAGCGGAGTGTGCTCGTCAAAACCTCGAG GTTACGAGCGCAAACCAAAGACAAGTCCTTGGGGATAATCTATTTCTCGCAAGGTTTAACACAATGGATCTACAATTCCTCCTGCAGCGAGTATTTCTGGACAGCATTCTCATACCAGAACTGGCGGTAGATGTTGTTAACTTCAAAATGCATCAGCAGACAAGGCTCCTGAGTCGTAACCTCACCAGCCGGCGACGATTACGTAAGGAAAAAATAAAGGTTTGGCGATGTTCTGAGCCTtcctatagatatacacataACGAAAGTTGCAGTCCAGAAACAAATTCATTCAGCATCTCTTGCAGAGCAGTACTCTATGGGATTGGATCGCCATTGGTATCAAGCACTTCTGATGTGGTTGTTTATAAAGATAACTGTCCCATAAAGTCGGAAAACAAATTACCAATTATAAAAgacacagaaaatgtctgtgaAATTGTTTTTACCAAACCCATATTTCTCACAGCAGGGTCGACATACACAGTGGTTGAAAAGTCATCTCATAAAAAACACTGCATTTTTGAAAGTTGTGTCGGGAAGGCTCGTTTTCTGAATGGGGTGATTACTTTCAAGGAAACTAGTCACACGGCACTTAGTTGTCTTTACTTGATCCTGAGTAAACTTGATGATTATGGACAGAAAACACCTTTTCGTGGAGCTTCCTTGTGGAGACCTTCATACAACGAATGA
- the LOC117315782 gene encoding BTB/POZ domain-containing protein 6-like produces the protein MATASPPVDWQVGKTLSESFDHLLTSGIASDVTFIVGEEKNRVSAHKLVLLSRSPVFYAMLEGPMAEKGEITIPDITLEAFNLFLRYLYTDKINLTGRNVLPVFDAARKYCVDILSSLCETFFSRNLTVGSVCVLMEQAHVFMMESLKEKCLQFILESASDVLQSETFNELCLDCVAIITESDNLHTVPEKNVYEALTNWAEAECGRQNLEATAQNKRNLLGDILYNVRYLHAEDDFLFGKICSDKILKSDDIVDLINQRRNQIPLLSDKLKSRKRFAHCCQRIYRNGQVRQRVWLTEPENDGISFQPSADVYLVGFGSFHTAKEPSGVSLKVYEENFCLLDTFKTLAESQPDTPHMGDVRFDKPIKLRAGKTYTLVELANREKVYYFENGLKSVALKDMTIVFSETKRSRCTNTNRGQIPYLILQ, from the exons ATGGCAACTGCTTCACCTCCTGTAGACTGGCAAGTCGGGAAAACACTTTCCGAAAGCTTTGACCACTTACTGACTTCCGGTATTGCCAGTGACGTCACATTTATTGTCGGAGAGGAAAAGAACAGGGTATCCGCCCACAAACTGGTCCTCCTCAGTAGAAGTCCGGTATTCTACGCCATGCTGGAGGGTCCAATGGCCgagaaaggggagataactatccCGGATATAACTCTAGAGGCGTTCAACTTGTTTTTAAG GTACCTTTACACAGACAAAATCAACTTGACGGGCAGAAACGTGTTACCCGTGTTTGATGCGGCCAGAAAATACTGCGTCGATATCCTTTCCTCTCTTTGTGAGACTTTTTTTTCTCGGAATCTGACGGTAGGTAGTGTATGTGTGCTAATGGAGCAAGCCCATGTGTTCATGATGGAGAGCCTGAAAGAGAAGTGCTTACAGTTTATTCTTGAAAGCGCTTCTGATGTTCTACAATCGGAGACTTTCAATGAACTCTGTCTGGACTGTGTGGCAATTATCACTGAATCAGATAACCTTCATACCGTTCCTGAGAAAAACGTGTATGAAGCTCTCACCAATTGGGCGGAGGCGGAATGTGGCCGACAGAATCTAGAG gCAACAGCACAAAACAAGAGGAACCTCCTTGGTGACattttgtacaatgtacgttaTCTGCATGCCGAGGATGATTTTCTTTTCGGTAAAATATGTTCTGACAAAATCCTGAAATCAGATGATATAGTTGATCTTATCAATCAAAGGCGAAACCAAATCCCTTTGTTATCGGATAAATTAAAGTCAAGAAAGAGGTTTGCTCATTGTTGTCAAAGGATATATAGAAATGGACAAGTGAGGCAACGCGTGTGGCTTACGGAACCGGAGAATGATGGTATTTCGTTCCAGCCATCCGCTGATGTATATCTTGTCGGATTTGGATCATTCCACACGGCAAAAGAACCAAGTGGCGTTAGTTTGAAGGTGTATGAAGAAAATTTTTGTCTTCTCGACACGTTTAAGACATTGGCAGAGTCACAACCAGACACACCTCACATGGGTGATGTAAGGTTTGATAAACCGATAAAGTTAAGAGCTGGGAAAACATATACATTAGTTGAACTTGCGAACAGGGAAAAGGTATACTATTTTGAAAATGGACTTAAAAGCGTTGCTCTCAAAGATATGACTATTGTTTTCAGTGAAACAAAAAGAAGCAGATGTACAAATACAAATAGAGGTCAGATACCTTATCTTATTCTACAGTAG
- the LOC117315850 gene encoding BTB/POZ domain-containing protein 1-like — MAEAGPRGVASPNSQSEEIMTATESASDWQCGKRLHECFDHLFTSGLAADVTFLVGKHQKRVTAHRLVLISRSPVFYAMLEGPMAEKGEITIPDISEKIFIGFLRFLYTDRICFTEKNVFPILNAARKYCVDILVSRCEKFLSSNLSEANACLFMEHAHLYSMDQIKMDCLKLISGSANSYTAVFIIY, encoded by the exons ATGGCGGAGGCTGGTCCACGTGGTGTAGCATCTCCCAATAGCCAGTCCGAAG aaataatgaCGGCAACAGAGTCCGCTTCAGACTGGCAATGTGGGAAGAGACTTCATGAGTGTTTTGATCACCTCTTCACATCTGGTTTAGCAGCCGACGTCACCTTTCTTGTCGGCAAACACCAGAAAAGAGTTACGGCCCACAGACTGGTCCTCATCAGCAGAAGTCCAGTATTCTACGCCATGTTGGAGGGTCCAATGGCAgagaaaggggagataaccataCCAGATATATCGGAGAAAATTTTCATAGGATTTCTAAG GTTCCTGTATACAGACAGAATCTGCTTTACAGAAAAGAATGTATTTCCAATTTTGAATGCTGCCAGGAAGTACTGTGTGGATATTCTCGTCTCTCGCTGTGAGAAGTTCCTGAGTAGTAACCTATCAGAAGCAAATGCTTGTCTGTTTATGGAACATGCTCATTTGTACTCTATGGATCAAATAAAAATGGACTGTCTCAAGTTAATTTCAGGATCTGCTAACAGCTATACTGCAGTCTTCATCATTTACTGA